The stretch of DNA CGAAGCGTTGCGCCTAGTACATATATGATTAGCGTACTCCAGCGAGTTGGTTCATTTATCGCTAGGAGTAGCTGATAGACGAAGTTAGAAGCAGAAGCCTGGCGTATGCCATACAGGATTTAATTAGTTGCTAATTGAGCCTTACATTCATCGGGAGTTTATAAAGCAGACACTAATTGTTCACATAGCATCGGGTAAGTCTTGTCTAACATAGAAAACATCTGTTtcgttactatttttaatgccTGTTTACACTCGCACATTAGCATGTGCACGAGGCGTAAAAATAGTTATCCGGCAGAGACAGCTTGCTTTTTTGACATTTTGAGGTCGTGAATTAGACAAGTTTTATTCATTAAATCACGTGTCAGAGGAGCTGCCATGTTTTTATAAATCACGGTTTGGTGAAGGCTGTTAAGATGACACACGTGTCATTTATTAACACAAATTCATGAAACTGTGTGGGGAAATGATGATTACACGCGTAACTATTGTGTTATGTGCATGTAGCTGGAGAGAATTCAAGAGTGTAGCACTGAAGCTTTACATAAGAACCCTGCTTGTATAATCATTTCACATTCACGCACATATCAACTCCCTAGAAGAAGCCGGATATAAAATGCTTAATTTCACACTCTATAAATCAGGGTGGAGCTCATTGCCATACGCTAATTATTCTGTTTGAATTATGATTGACCTGTCTACTCTCTTCTTCACCGACTATAAATAACCACATGACATTCTCTTTGCAGGCCTTACACACCTAGAGGAATAATGTTGAAGTGGGCTAAACCTAACCAGCGACGGCTGTCTGAATGTAACCGCCGAGTGTCCGAATGTAGTGATGCCAGTTTTGAGACTTGTTCTAACCTCTCTTCAGATTCATCCGAGTCGGGAATCACTGTACCAATTAGGTATCATGAACGAAGGACAAGTAGGCCAAAGAGCTTAGCCTTGTCTTCAACAGACGTTCTAGACTTAGACCAGGAACATCCAGTCTTAAGACGGGTCGCGCATAGAGCAGACTCGATACCAATGGTGTTTCCTGGGTGTAGTCGAGGCACAACCAAAAGACACAGTATGATCGTAAGCTCAACAAGAGACAGAGATGCAACTAAGGCGCATCAAAAGAGCCTCACTCTAGTAAACCACAACAACAACGTTCTTAAAATCTCTACGACTCAAAATGATAAGGAGTCGGGTGTTCTTAGAATCTCTACAGCTGACTGTGATAAACCCAAGTCTAGGAATTCCTTCTGGAAAAATCTACGGGCAAAAGCTCAAGGAAAGAAGTCCGAAAAAAAGTTGGAGAAAGCGAACTCGATGTCTAATTTACCAGATGTGACCACACAATCGACCACAGTAGCATATGTTCCATCCGATCCACAAACACCTACAAATGATACACTATCAATTTCATGTCCGTCACCAGTTGTAATGAGAAGACAGCAAAATGCAGTAACTGACGCTGCTTCCAATACAAAAAACAAAGCCAATGTGATACGGCGAAGGAGTTTCAAGCTGATAAAAAAACAGAATGAAAACAAGAAGCCCAAACAGTTCTCTAAACTAGACAACTACCCGAGCGCTGGTTCTCCCGACAGCGGGATCAGCAGCAGGGAACAGAGTGTCAGCAGCGGCACAGACTCCGATGACGATGTTGACAGTCCGCTTTCGCCAATAACTCCTATCAACACAGACAATGTCGAGAACATAACTGGGCTACGGCAACAATTCACCTCGGCAGTTCTGCAATACCTAAATGAAAGGCTAGAGAAAAAAGGATATGATGTCATCAAAGACCGATCCTCCACATGCAGCAGTATTCAATCAGACGATGGTGCTTCAGATATTTTCTGTTACGATACGGACACTGTAGCGCGCCGTCCCAGTCATGAAATGCGTAGCAAGCAGAGAATTCAAGCTACGCATTAAAactatatcattatttattgaAAGCCCAGGCAGCTACAACAACAACCCAGATCTCTCAGGATAACAGAATATAAACCTACgacaattaatttatttatgaacaattttttAGTCTGATAACCATCACAAAtccatttttattataaattatgcTACAGAGTGTCTCCATGGGAATGGCTATCCAATAGTTACGCTCTGTTTTGCTGTATtttatgtttccatgacataGCTGTTTTGATGGTGGACATTTTAATATCAGATGATATTGTGAGACATCAAATGTACATTGTAGATACTAGATAGTAAATTTGTATATAGCGTTGTAACTAAGTGTATCGTATTGCTACACCCAGCCCATATGTCAGAATATTGCTCCATGATTGGTTGCAATAGACTTTCTATAGCAATAAATGAATCCTAATTAAAAGAGTCCattgtttcaacaattactagtTAACGAGATTAACCAAACCTTTGGGCTAGTGAATAACAACCATTATAGAGGCCAACCTATGGAGAGTGCCTAAACAAATGTCCTGGCTTTCACATGTCAGGGATAGGTTTATTATGGAAGACCATTAGTTTAGACAGCAGACGACTCCAAAATTAATTGACATGACATTCTGCTAGGGGCCTAAAATAAATAAACGGTTGAAGGGAAATGAGCGTTTTTGGGTAAGGAATAGAGTGACGTGTGGAATAGAGCTGATAACAACAGCTGTTACTTGTAGACTCGGAACTCAACATTTCTATGCATCTCAAGTCATCAGAAATTGCTGCCAACGATATGTCTAATCTAAGAAATCGATAACTCATCTTGAATGTATGAATATCAATTGAGCCATTTGATGAGATAACTTATTTCAGTGGCTATCATATTACATAGTTAGCTGATACTGGATATTTACAGCCAAATGTGACCAGCTGTGCTCTTGAAATCTTGTAACAAAATAACCAAGCGAAAGCATTCACACGCCAAAGTTGACCTTCACACACGTGCAGAAAAAGTTACACAGTAACTGACAGATCACATACATGCATGAGAGATCACGGCAGCAGTCCAGATCATCTATTGCTAGTTTCAAGTGCCACTCGGTGCCACAGTAAGCTGTGCGCACACATTCATTAGCTTTAAGAAGAGACGCTGAGAGCACCCTTTCAACCATCACAGTCAACTATGATTTATATCTACAGATGATAAATGCCTGTTGAAACCTGCCGGAGGCTGGAGCCATTCCTGATGGTTCATGAGCGCATGGTACACCAATAGCTCTACAGCTTTCAGAGATAAAGAGAATCTCCTCTATTGCTACCAATAGTTGGTTACACACCTTCAGGTATCATTCTTTCAATTGTGTTAAACCATGTGACCGATTAACATGCAACATTCCATGACATAGGGCCTACGATATATTACAATATGTATTGATATAACTAGTGTGCTTTCATATACTTCTCTTACTCATATACGATAAAAACATCTGATTAAAACGGCCATGAAAAAAACAATTGCCTCTCACAAGAAGTCCATTGACATAGACTTTACCTCAGGATGTTCAACACAAAAAGGCATAGCTCAAGGTCAATTTTTAATAGAAAATGACATAATTTCCAATTAAATCACAAAGAACTAAACTCTATATTTATGTACCACATGCTTTAGTTGGTACTTAATGTATTGGTTAATAGCGCCGTGACAGAGAGTGCATTAACTGGGTACAGTAACTTCTCCACTCATGATTTCATTCATATTTGAATTTTCcaatatatggtatatgatttGAGCAAATATTACTCACTAGAGCCAGAGCATAGTCCAGCATATGAGCTTTATAGAGTTTATCAAAGATTCATGTTTTTAGAAGTGATTGTGAGATGACTGATGACTCAATAATCCCTGATTCctgtattttcatttattttcctTTGGCAACCGGACGAAAAACATCCTTTTGTTGGTGAAAATAATTCCacaaaagttatacatacatgatgaaaaattaaaatgaaatgaaaaacaaTATAGAGCAAAAACAGAAATGTTAAATTAGTAGAAACCTCAGCTAGTCCAATTAAAAACAAGTTATACTACTAGGTGTCTCTATTACCACAACTTCCTCTAAACTTCTGTTCACACGTCCCTAAGgtaaagcaaaaataaataaaactcgcttttttaacatttttaactaCCTTTCctatatattgtatttgttttattactACGTGTGATGATCTCAGCCTTTATTATGGAGCTATCGTAGGTTTTAGATAGTATGACGAATTAAATGAATTACAATATGGAAATATTTCATTTAGGGAACATTGATTTTAACATACAAGACAGTTTAGAAAATGTTAGTTTTCCGTAGTTTTCGAtgaataacatttccatatgaAGTCGAGTTAACACCATAAATATGATGAAGACCATCCGAGGAAAACTCACTGATATTGCAGTTTGGTTTAACATTTCAGAAAAGTATCTATTATAACAAGTACTACTTAAGGAACTGTTTGAACTGATCATATCCGGAGTCTGAAACAAATCCAACAGATGTATATTTATTGATAAGGCAGGATATTACATCGACCAGTGAGTATTTCGTAATAGTTCGTAGGAATGTAAGagataaaattaacaaaaatatgcAACTGTTTAAAAGCTGCAGATACATACGCAGATAAAACCTTGCGAGAAGATAGAGAGATACTTACAGGGATAAAGATTTGAGAGAAAGTTCAAAAACCTATAGGTATAAAGTTCAAAATCTAAGACACTTGAAATATTTAGGTGCGCTGTCAAGGTGTGCCTCTTGCAAGAGAACTTTGACCGGTTGTTGGGATTGAATTGCTTTTGAGTAAACCCCTTGAGTAAACAGCAATCGCAATAAAAATGACGCTGTTGCTGCCATGAGAATGATGAGCAAACAAAATGAGGTAATTTATTTAGAAATCAACAGACTATTGTTGTTTATCCCCACAAAAACAGACGCTACTGTGTGGTATTTCACCTTCCTACAGAAACACCAAGAGATATTTATAACGAACACTGAGGCGAATGTCAAACTCCTGTTTTTCTCATTAAATATGATGACGTGTTTACAGAAAATGGAATAATCTATGAATCAATAGAAACACTAATGAGATGCATAGGCCTACATGTGTATCAGCCATAGAAAAAACATCTGTTGAAATGCATACGGTAAACAGTTCTGTTCATTCTTTGTATGAACACTAAAAATGGAATTCGATTACGGTGCTCATCGGTGTGAGTCATTCTGCCCTTCATCGGGTTGTTAAGCGTAATTACCAAAGGAAATATAAATCCAATGCTTTACGTCTTTGGTCACGGGCTATGGAACATTTGAAAGGTAACAAACAACAAGAAACAATATCTAATTACGCAGTCGCTGTCAGCGGGTCACCACCTTTCTCAACTTGTCGACATACACTTTGCTGgggaaaaaattaaaaaccacACGTAAAACAATTtctaatcataaaaaataaaacggcAGCATTTAGTAAGCATCATGTTAGGAATAACGAAATGCTAACATTGTCTGATGGAAAACACGCTGGGCTGATGATTATAGGACA from Watersipora subatra chromosome 2, tzWatSuba1.1, whole genome shotgun sequence encodes:
- the LOC137387285 gene encoding uncharacterized protein; translation: MLKWAKPNQRRLSECNRRVSECSDASFETCSNLSSDSSESGITVPIRYHERRTSRPKSLALSSTDVLDLDQEHPVLRRVAHRADSIPMVFPGCSRGTTKRHSMIVSSTRDRDATKAHQKSLTLVNHNNNVLKISTTQNDKESGVLRISTADCDKPKSRNSFWKNLRAKAQGKKSEKKLEKANSMSNLPDVTTQSTTVAYVPSDPQTPTNDTLSISCPSPVVMRRQQNAVTDAASNTKNKANVIRRRSFKLIKKQNENKKPKQFSKLDNYPSAGSPDSGISSREQSVSSGTDSDDDVDSPLSPITPINTDNVENITGLRQQFTSAVLQYLNERLEKKGYDVIKDRSSTCSSIQSDDGASDIFCYDTDTVARRPSHEMRSKQRIQATH